The following coding sequences lie in one Arachis ipaensis cultivar K30076 chromosome B03, Araip1.1, whole genome shotgun sequence genomic window:
- the LOC107633183 gene encoding uncharacterized protein LOC107633183 has protein sequence MHLYAKFQKELINKKRSWHEKETVLLTQECSAVIQKGLPPKHQDPGSFFLPCTIGNMTIKKALCDLGASINLMPYSMMRKLCIEEVKPIHMSLELVDKSLVFSKGVIENLLVKVDKFIFPTDFVILDLGEEGSNSIILGRPFLATARAIIDVEQGELTLRVHDKSITLNVFLEAQHTDEKENCIEDDREDLHWKEESKGILINTPPKQETSSK, from the coding sequence ATGCATCTATATGCAAAGTTCCAGAAGGAGCTcatcaacaaaaagagaagctggcaTGAGAAGGAAACAGTGCTTCTGacacaagaatgcagtgcagtgatCCAAAAAGGGCTCCCTCCAAAACAccaagaccctgggagcttcttcttaccttgcaccattggtaATATGACCATTAAGAAAGcactgtgtgacttaggagctagcatcaatctaatGCCTTATTCTATGATGAGAAAGTTATGCATAGAGGAGGTAAAGCCCATACATATGTCATTAGAGCTCGTGGACAAATCATTGGTATTTTCCAAAGGAGTGATTGAAAaccttttggtcaaggtggataAATTTATATTCCCTACAGACTTTGTAATCCTGGACCTAGGAGAAGAAGGTAGTAACTCTATtatcttgggaagaccattcctggccACAGCGAGGGCCATCATAGATGTTGAACAAGGAGAATTGACCCTAAGGGTACATGATAAGAGCATCACTCTGAATGTCTTTCTAGAAGCACAACATACTGATGAAAAGGAAAACTGCATAGAGGATGATAGAGAAGACTTGCATTGGAAGGAAGAATCCAAGGGGATCCTCATTAATACCCCTCCAAAGCAAGAGACAAGCAGCAAATAA